The Vicia villosa cultivar HV-30 ecotype Madison, WI linkage group LG1, Vvil1.0, whole genome shotgun sequence genome includes a region encoding these proteins:
- the LOC131625278 gene encoding chaperone protein dnaJ 20, chloroplastic-like produces MHVLLSLNSSLSLINISKSYKHHHSLPLSNNHQRQPRTVQFSVSCRATKSVPINHKLDDEDGNLYKILSLSPKTATTDEIKRAYRRMALQYHPDVCYDGLKKVESTRMFVKLNEAYKILLNPKLKEEYDSKLLGLGDMRRSKWMEQVVELNRRSHQRKGGESWGCRMRAKKNMNKVHQNI; encoded by the coding sequence ATGCATGTTTTATTATCCTTAAACTCAAGCTTAAGTTTAATCAACATTTCAAAgtcatacaaacatcatcataGCCTTCCACTTTCAAATAATCATCAGAGACAACCTCGTACAGTACAGTTTTCTGTCTCATGCAGAGCCACAAAAAGTGTTCCAATTAATCATAAGCTAGATGATGAAGATGGAAACTTGTACAAGATTCTATCTTTGAGTCCTAAAACTGCAACAACAGATGAGATAAAGAGAGCTTATAGAAGAATGGCACTTCAGTATCATCCTGATGTTTGTTACGATGGTTTGAAGAAAGTCGAATCGACTAGGATGTTTGTAAAACTGAATGAAGCTTATAAGATATTGTTGAATCCAAAGCTTAAAGAAGAGTATGATTCTAAGTTATTGGGTTTGGGTGATATGAGAAGAAGTAAATGGATGGAACAAGTTGTTGAGTTGAATAGAAGATCTCATCAACGTAAGGGTGGTGAATCATGGGGTTGTAGAATGAGAGCCAAGAAGAATATGAACAAAGTTCATCAGAATATCTAG
- the LOC131625282 gene encoding chaperone protein dnaJ 20, chloroplastic-like produces the protein MDVLLSLNSSSSLINISKPYKHHHSLPLSYNHQRQSRTVHFSVSCKATKSIPINHKLDDGNLYNILSLSPKSATTDEIKRAYRRMALQYHPDVCHDGLKKEESTRMFVKLNEAYTILSNPKLKEEYDCKLLGLDDLRRSRWMEQVVDLSIRSHTGKGGASSWGSRMRSKNNMNKVHQNC, from the coding sequence ATGGATGTTTTATTATCCTTAAACTCAAGCTCAAGCTTAATCAACATTTCAAAGccatacaaacatcatcataGCCTTCCACTTTCATATAATCATCAAAGACAATCTCGTACGGTTCACTTTTCTGTCTCATGCAAAGCCACAAAAAGTATTCCAATAAATCATAAGCTAGATGATGGAAACTTGTACAATATACTATCTCTAAGTCCTAAAAGTGCAACAACAGATGAGATAAAGAGAGCTTATAGAAGAATGGCACTTCAGTATCATCCTGATGTTTGTCATGATGGTTTGAAGAAAGAGGAATCAACTAGGATGTTTGTAAAACTGAATGAAGCTTATACGATATTGTCGAATCCAAAGCTTAAAGAAGAGTATGATTGTAAGTTATTGGGTTTGGATGATTTGAGAAGAAGTAGGTGGATGGAACAAGTTGTCGATTTGAGTATAAGATCTCATACAGGTAAGGGTGGTGCATCATCATGGGGTAGTAGAATGAGATCCAAGAACAATATGAATAAAGTTCATCAAAATTGCTAG
- the LOC131625289 gene encoding chaperone protein dnaJ 20, chloroplastic-like produces MDVLLSLNSSSSLINISKPYKHHHSLPLSNNHQRQPRTVHFFVSCKATKSVPMNHKLDDGNLYNILSLSPKSATTDEIKRAYRRMALQYHPDVCHDGLKKEESTRMFVKLNEAYKILSNPKLKEEYDCKLLGLDDLRRSRWMEQVVDLDRRSHTGKGGASSWGSRMRSKNNMNKVHQNC; encoded by the coding sequence ATGGATGTTTTATTATCCTTAAACTCAAGCTCAAGCCTTATCAACATTTCAAAAccatacaaacatcatcataGCCTTCCACTTTCAAATAATCATCAAAGACAACCTCGTACGGTACACTTTTTTGTCTCATGCAAAGCCACAAAAAGTGTTCCAATGAATCATAAGCTAGATGATGGAAACTTGTACAATATACTATCTCTAAGTCCTAAAAGTGCAACAACAGATGAGATAAAGAGAGCTTATAGAAGAATGGCACTTCAGTATCATCCTGATGTTTGTCATGATGGTTTGAAGAAAGAGGAATCGACGAGGATGTTTGTAAAACTGAATGAAGCTTATAAGATATTGTCGAATCCAAAGCTTAAAGAAGAGTATGATTGTAAGTTATTGGGTTTGGATGATTTGAGAAGAAGTAGGTGGATGGAACAAGTTGTTGATTTGGATAGAAGATCTCATACAGGTAAGGGTGGTGCATCATCATGGGGTAGTAGAATGAGATCCAAgaacaatatgaacaaagttcATCAAAATTGCTAG